Proteins found in one Chitinophagales bacterium genomic segment:
- a CDS encoding SCP2 sterol-binding domain-containing protein, translating to MKAAEMIKSFEKRVDTESMDENEKSIFHFILSGENGGDFTVELKHKKIKVSEGLKGKPDCEVKAKASDYEALENGDLSPQWAFVTGKVKVSNVSELLKFKSYFKQI from the coding sequence ATGAAGGCAGCTGAAATGATAAAGAGTTTTGAAAAAAGAGTGGATACCGAAAGTATGGATGAGAATGAAAAGAGTATTTTTCATTTCATACTAAGTGGCGAAAACGGTGGCGATTTTACGGTAGAGCTAAAGCATAAGAAGATTAAAGTTTCTGAGGGATTAAAAGGCAAGCCGGACTGCGAAGTAAAAGCCAAAGCCAGCGATTACGAAGCACTCGAAAATGGCGATTTGAGTCCGCAGTGGGCATTTGTTACAGGTAAAGTAAAGGTTAGCAATGTATCGGAGCTACTAAAGTTTAAAAGCTACTTCAAGCAGATATGA